ACGACCTCATTGCCGTTGGCGGCGACGTGCCAAAAGGCAGCGAAATTCTGATGCAAGGGGGCCTGAACCCAAAACTGCGCGTAGATTATTACGAAGACCTCTTTTCCTCAATACGCAATCGCTACCCACAAATCCATCAGCATTGTTTATCTGCCACAGAAATCATTTATATCGCGCATATCTCGCGTATGTCACTCGAAAAATGCATTCGCCGCTTGCGCGATGCCGGTCTGGATTCTATCCCGGGAGCTGGTGCGGAAATTTTGTCGGACGAAGTGCGCGACATCATCGGCTTTCGCAAAGACCGCGTCCACGAATGGCTTGCGGTGCACCGCATTGCACACGAATTGGACATGCACACATCGGCGACCATGATGTATGGACATGTCGAGACCATTGAACAGCGAATAGAACACCTGGAACACATCCGCAATTTGCAGGATGAGACAGGCGGATTCACAGCATTTATCGCGTGGAATTTTCAACCCGATTACACCGCCCTTGCCAACGACCAGGGGCGATGGAATGGCGTGAAAGCGACCGGATTTGACTATTTGCGAACCATCTCCATCGCGCGCCTGTTTTTGGACAATATCAAAAGTTTTCAAGCATCGTGGGTAACGCAAGGAGCCAAGGTCGCGCAGGTCAGCTTAAAATACGGCGTAAATGATTTTGGCAGCACAATGATGGAAGAAAACGTAGTCAGTGCAGCGGGCACGAGCCATACGGATACCATGACACTTCAAGAGATGCAACGGCTCATTCGGGATGCGGGATACGAGCCTGTAAGGCGAAATACACGGTACGAGATTTTGAATTAGGGGTACGTAGCAATGCGTGTGCGTTTGGGCGTAGTGTCATACTTAAACTCGCGGCCACTGGTTGAAGTGCTGCGCACGGGTGCGATTGATCGCGATTTTGAACTGATCTACGGCGTGCCTTCGCGATGCGCCGAACGGCTGCACACGGGCGAAACCGATGTGGCATTGATCCCCGCTGTAGAAATTGGACGCGGACGTGATGCCTATCGGATTGTGCCCAATATCGGCATTATTTCAAACGGTCCTGTTGGCAGCGTATTTATCGTACTGAACAAAGAACCCGAAGAAATTCGAACACTCGCTCTGGACCGCGGATCGCGCACATCAGTCGTACTGGCGCAGATTGTACTGGCGCGGCAATTTGGCTGCCAGCCAGAAGTGTTTTTTCATCCCCCAGATATAGACGCAATGCTCAAACGCGCCGATGCCGCCCTGTTGATTGGCGATCCCGCGCTGGCATTGTCCCGCAAACGCTATAGAATCCTGGACCTGGGCGAAATTTGGACGCAGATGACCGGGTTGCCTTTCGTCTATGCCTGCTGGACCGGACGCCCCGATGCATTGACGCCATATCACATTGACAAACTGATCGAAGCCAAAGAAAAGAGCAAGTCGCTCATCCCAAACATCGCAAAGGACTATGCAGCTGAAACCCGCACCCTATCGCCCGCATTTTATTCTGAATATCTCACCAGAAATATCCTCTACAATTTGGATGATGCAGAATTGGAAGGCTTGAGGCGATTCTATGCTTATGGTGTAGAACTGGGATTGATGGACGCCGTTCCAGATATCCGCTTTTATATTTAAATCCCAAAAAACTCGGCCTATTGCCGAGTTTTTATTTTTTCGAAAACCGGAGAACTTTTGATGGCAGAAAATAATAAACACAAACCGATTCGCGTAGGCGTCGTCGGCGTGGGACGCGGGCGATCATTTATGCGGGCGGCAGCACCAACGGGGATGGAACTCGTAGCAATTTGCGATACCTGGGAAGAGCGACTAAGACCCGAAGGCAAAGCACTCGGCGTATCGACCTACGTAGATTACCAGGCATTTTTAGAACACGATATGGACGCCGTGGTACTCGCCAATTATTTTCACGAACACGCGCCCTTTGCCATCGAAGCACTGAACGCCGGAAAACACGTCATGAGCGAAACCGCAGCCTGCCATACATTGGGCGAAGGCGTCGCACTTGCGCGGGCGGTAGAGCGCAGTGGTAAAATTTATATGTTTGCCGAAAACTACCCCTACACGGCGTACAATCAAGAAATGAGGCGGCTCTACCAGAAAGGACACGTGGGAGAATTTAAATACGGAGAAGGCGAGTACGTGCATCCCGATCCACCGGAAGTAAAATTGGGGCGCAGTTGCGGGCGCAATCACTGGCGCAACTGGATTCCCTCGACCTATTATTGCACGCATTCGATTGCCCCCGTAATGTACATCACGGACACGCGCCCCGTAAAAGTAAACGGATTTGTCATACCCTACGATTTTGGCGACCTGACCAAAACCCTGCACATGAACCGCGCGGATACAGCGGGTGTGATCATCTGCAGGATGGACAATGACGCCGTCATGAAATCCCTGCACGGCGCGTTGCGCGGGCACGGCAATTACGTCAGAATCCACGGCAACAAGGGCGTGATGGAAAACTGTCGAAACGGCGATAAATATCGGCTGCGCGTGTGGAGAGAACCGTGGGAAAAGCCAAAAGGAGAACCAGTGGAAACCGTTTACAGACCGGACTTCCCCGTACATCACGACCGCGCAACACAGGCCGGGCATGGCGGTGGCGACTTCTTCACGAGTTACCATTTCGCCGAAGCAATTCGCACGGGCGAGCAACCCTACCTCGATGTATATCGCGGCATCGACATGAGCATCGCCGGCATTCAAGCGTGGCGATCAGCGCTCAGCGATTCAGCACCGATGGAAGTACCCGATTTTCGCGATGAATCCATAAGAAAGAAATACGAGCGCGATGATTGGTCACCCGATCCCACGCGCAAAAAACCGGGACAACCACCGAGCAGTATTCTGGGAGAAATCGAACCGTCCGATGGCGCCAAAGCACTGGCAAAAAAAGTTTGGGCAAGCCGAGGATACTTTGGAGAGTGAGGATTTAGCCATGATTGAAATAGCACAAGTAGCACTGGCGATTTACGGCATATTGTTAATTGTGGGGGGCGTCGTAGGAAAGATGAAATCCGGGAGTTCTGCATCCCTATTCGCAGGCGCAATCTGCGGTATTGCCGCACTCGTTGGATACTGGCAAAGCCTGAGCGATCCCGCCGTCGGATTTTTGACCGGCGGACTGGTCGGATTATTGCTCACGGGCATTTTTATGAGCCGATTTGTCCGCACGCGAAAATTTATGCCCGCGGGATTGGTGCTGCTGCTCAGTCTTCTGGTAGGTATTTTGACAATGATGGCGAGACAGGAATATTTGCTCAATCAAGATAAACCAGTGGAAGAACTGACAAAAAAGGGCCAGGAACAATGTCCCTGGCCCAACGTCTGAAGGGTCACACCTGAAAATCAGGCGTTCACCTCCGAGTTAAAATGTTTCACATTAACCTCCTTTCGATATGCGCAACTCCGCTTCCGGAAGGCGTTTTGCGCGGTGGATGCCAATATATCAGCAAACCGCACCAACCCGTTGGTCCGGTTACATAAACACCAGCATGGATGCAGTTTTATCGCGTCCTTTGCAACCAAAACGCCTGAGCGTCGTGCCCAGGCGTTTTTTAATTTGTGATGGCAATGCCGTGTTTGCGGCAGAGCTTGCGAAGTTTTTTCACAGCACCGCCCACGGATTTTCCGTTTCTCGTAATACCGAACAAGTGTTGGCTGACCACCCGGCGTGAAATACCCATAATCTCGGAGATCTCCCGCTGGGTCTTGCCGTATTTGAAATACAAAACAGCAGCTTCAAATTGTCTTTGCGTAAGCGATTGATTTAAGAGCGTATCGATCTGTGGGATGAGACGTCTAATCCGATCTTCATATTTATAGCGCAAATTCTGGTCTTCGGGCGACTCGTACCACAGGCCAACATCATCCGGCATCATTTCCAGGTCTGATTGATCTAATTGAACTTCCCAAAAATCAGGATTATACATATGTCCGTTCGTCTCCTCCAGGGAATGAATATGTCGGGCGAAAAACCACCATACATACCAGACCCGCAGCTCCGGAGGGACGATAAAACTGCGACGGACAGATAGTGAATGACCGAAGCAGCTACCTCACCGGAGGCGAACCGGGTATGTTATTTGTCGTAAATGCGAAAATTAAAGCCTCCATGTTGCCTCCTTTCAAATAAACATACATAAACGATCACCCGTAAAACTGCGGGAATCTCGCTGCATTGTCAAGACATACCTCTTCGCCCTTACACCGGCATGGATGCACTTTTGGGTGCTCTATCAAAAAGATTTTTTCTTTCTCAATTCATCCCACCAATCCATAAGCGCGCGAATATGCTTTTCATAGCCGCGATCTGTGGGATGATAATAGGTGCGGTCTCTCAAATTATCGGGAAAATACACCTGATCAATATAGCCATCCGGATCGTCATGTGCATATTGATACCCCTTGCCGTAATCGAGATCTTTCATAAGCTTTGTCGGCGCATTGCGAATATGCAGGGGCACGGGCAAATTGGGATGTTTCTCAACATCGGAAAGCGCGCTATTATACGCGGCATAAACGGCATTGCTCTTAGGGGCTGTAGCGAGATAAACCGTCGCCTGAGCAATGGATAGATCGCCCTCGGGACTGCCCAGAAAATCGTACGCCTCGCGGGCATTGAGGGCAACTTGCAAAGCGCGCGGATCAGCAGCACCCACATCTTCAGAAGCAAAGCGAATCATACGCCTCAAAATATAATGTGGATGCTCACCCGACGTCATCATGCGAGCGAGCCAATACAGCGAGGCATGTGGATCGCTGCCGCGAAGGCTCTTGTGAAAAGCCGAAATAATATTGTAGTGATCTTCCCCTGTCTTATCGTAAAGATGAGCCTTGCGACCGAGAATCTCCCGCACCATTTCTGGCGTGGGATCGCAACCCGTAGTCTCAACAGCCGCAGCAACCGTCTCAAGCGCGTTGAGAGACCGGCGGGCATCGCCCTCCGCAGTTTCGGCAATGAGATCCAAAGCCTGGTCATCAATCTGCAAATCGGGGAAACCGTGTTCCGAATCGGCAATTGCGCGGTCCAGCACCTGGCGAATATGGGACGTATCGAGCAAATTGAGCACAAAAACGCGAGTGCGTGAAAGCAGGGCGGAATTGACCTCAAAAGAGGGATTTTCAGTAGTAGCACCAATAAGCGTAATAACACCATTCTCCACATGCGGCAGAAAAGCATCTTGCTGCGCCTTGTTAAAACGGTGAATCTCATCCACAAAAAAGATGGTACGCCTGCCCAGGCGTCGTTCCTCTCGCGCCCGCGCAATAATCTCCCGCGCCTCTTTGATCCCCGCGGTAACCGCGCTAAAAGACACAAACCGACTCTGCGTCGTACCCGCAATAACCCGAGCCAGCGTTGTCTTGCCCGAACCCGGTGGTCCCCAAAAAATCATAGACGGCAAGCGGTCACTCTCGATAAGCACCCGAAGGGGCGCACCCGGTCCAACGAGATGATCCTGCCCCACAATATCGTCCAGCACCTGGGGACGCAGGCGTTCGGCCAGAGGCGCGTCTGCCATCTCCTGTTCGGTTTGCGATATGGGTCTTAAAAAAAGGTCTTCATTCATAGCTCTCACCTCTCGTCAAAATATACTCAGATTCCCATACTTTCGCCAATACTCGGAAAAGTGCTTGTAGATGCGATTGAATTCGCTATTTTGAAATCCATTCTTCCATCCCAATCATGAAAGGACCTTATGATAGAAAAACACGACCTGACAGAGGAACAAATTCGCAGATATTACGGCTGGGCAGAAATCGATCCAGACCGCGCGGTTATCGCCGGAGAAACGGGCACATGGCGCATTGTATATCACGCGGGCAAATACGGGATAGACGACGGCGGCGTAATCAAAATCGCGTGGCGCGACGTAAGCGACTGGCAGCGACCGCAATTTGACGACCCCGCTGCGCCTGATTATGCATCGGTCTCGACCACGGGACCGGCGACCTTAAAAGCCGTATTTGACAGACAGCGCTATATTCGCCCCTGGCGGTATTGCGTGACCATCGATGTATTCGACGACTCATTGTCAGAAGGCGACACCATAACACTAATATTGGGTGATACATCTGGTGGAAGTCCGGGCAGCCGCGCACAAACCTTTTGCAAAGATGCATTTGAATTTCGCGTATCGGTTGACTGGTGCGGCACATGGGTATATACAGAAGTGCCATCGCCAAAAGTGCCCATCGTAAGCGGTGCGCCCAATAACCTCGTCGCACTGGGATCTTCTGAAACAACGCCGGGAGAAACCACCTGGATCGGAGTAAAAGCCGAAGACATCTGGGGCAATCCCTGTGCGGAATACAGAGGCACGGTAAAAATCGACGCCGATGGCCTGGACGGATTACCCGAAACTTATGTATTTCAGCCAGAACATCGCGGCGTCATGCGATTTGAAAATGTGACAGCCCCCACAACGGGCATTTATCGCGCACGGATCCGGGATAAAAACAATGGCTTTGAAGCAGAATGTAATCCACTAATATGCATTGAAACGCGCAAAGATGCGCAACCCTTTTGGGGGGATCTACACGGACAAAGCGAAGAAACAGTGGGAACCAATCCGGTCTCATCCTACTTTCGTTTTGCACGCGAAAAAGCGTGGCTGGATTTTGCGGGACATCAGGGAAATGACTTTCAGATTACAGAAGCAATCTGGAATGAAATCAAACACCAGGCAAATACACAGAATACTGCGGGCAAATTCGCGGCCTTTGTCGGTTGGGAATGGTCGGGCAACACACCTTCAGGCGGCGATCACAACGTCTATTATCCCGGTGACGATGGACCATTGCACCGCTCCAGCCATGTCTTGATCGAAGACAAATCAGATATAGAAACAGATTGTCAGCACATAACCGACCTCTACCGCGCCCTCAAGGGAAAAGACGCGCTACTAATCCCCCATGTGGGCGGGCGCTATGCCAACCTGACCTGGCACGATCCAAACCTGGAGACCGTAGTCGAGGTTTTATCTGAATGGGGAGAATTTGAATGGTTCTTAAAAGAAGCCCTTGAAAAAGGCTATCGCATCGGATTCACCTGTGGCAGTGACGACCACAAAGGCCGCCCGGGTGCCGCACATCCGGGCAGTGGCGCATTCGGCATTTACGGCGGAATCACATGCGTATATGCAAAAGAATTGACGCGAGAAAGCATCTGGGAAGCGATAAAAACAAGGCGGTGTTACGGCACCAGTGGACAGCGCATCCTCATAGACGTCACCGTGGGTGGACAGCCCATGGGATCGGACCTCGCAACGAACACACCACCTGAAATCGCCGTCAGTGTTTGGGGCACAGCGCCAATAGAAAAAGTGGATATCTTCAGAGGCACGGAAATCATTTATACACATCCCCAGACCATTCCCCGACATAAAACAGACATACGCATTGCGTGGTCCGGACAGCGCATCCGTGCGCGCAACCGACTCGTGCGCTGGGATGGCGAAGTAACAATAGACAAAGGGCGAATCGCAGACGCCAGAGGCTTTGCCTTTGACTCGGCATCCGAAGGCATTCAATCTGCCAGCGATCAATCAGTAACCTGGACATCGGTGACAACCGGCGATGCAGACGGCATCATTTTAACCCTGGACGCCCCGCCCGATGCAACAATCAAATTTGGAACACCCGTCTTGTCGCAAGCGTTAAAACTTACAGAAATCGCACAAGGACCAGTTGTAATCGATGCAGGTGGTATTGATATGCAGGTCGTATTTGAACAAATGCCCACAGGCATTGGACGAGACATCGCATTTACCCATACCGAAAACCAGTTGCATCCCGGCTGTCACCCCTATTGGGTGCGCGTAACGCAAATCGATGGCGGGAAGGCATGGGTGAGTCCGGTGTATGTGAAGTGTGAAGTGTGAAGTTAAAAAAAGGAAACAGAACATGAACGAATATGCAGTCACATTCACCGAACGCGAAACCGCAAAATTACTACCAGTTGAAATCGATACAGACGCGATCGGTGCAAACGAAGTCGCGGGTCATACCCTTGCAACCCTCATCAGTGCGGGCACGGAATTGAACAGCGGGTATCTCGGCAACAATTTTCCCAGACAATCGGGGTACGCAGCGGCATTCAAAGTTGAAAAAGTGGGGGAAAATGTCGCGGACATATCGCCGGGCGACTTCGCCTTCTGCCCGGGCAATCACGCATCCTACCAGCGAAAACCAGCCTCGCAGGTCATTCGCCTGCCCGACAACCTCACACCTGAAATAGCTGTATTTGCCCGCATGATGGGCGTCTCAATGACCACCCTCACAACCACCTCGGCGCGACCACCCGCCAAAATTCTCATCACTGGGCTCGGCCTCGTTGGCCATCTCGCGGCCAAAAACTTTCAAGCCTGTGGCTACGAAGTCTATGCCTGTGACCCGGTCACATCGCGGCGGCAAATTGCCTCGGAGACGGGGATCCACAATGTACTGGATGCCGTGCCATCGGAAAATACCGAACTCTCGGGCCAATTCCACCTCGCCCTTGAATGCTCGGGGCACGAACAGGCCCTGCTCGATGCAGCAGGCGCCGTGAGAAAACGCGCCGAAGTCGTTTGCATCGCCTCCCCCTGGCGTCGATACACGGACCTGCTCATACACGACCTGCATCGCCTCATCTTCTTTAATTACGTCGCCATACGCAGCGGCTGGGAATGGGAACTGCCGCGCCAGCCAGAAGACTTTCGCACCAACAGCGTCTTTGAAAACTTTGCCGGTGCCCTCAAATGGTTGGCCGAGGGCCGCGTCAATGTCGATGGCATCTACACAAAGTACGACCCCGAAAGGTGTCAGCAGGCATATCAGGACCTTTTGCACAAAAAAACCGAACGCCTCGCAGTCGTCTTTGACTGGGCGACTTGAGATCCGCAGTTAGACACAACCTTAAAAATAGGGAGATGACAACCGACTCAACTCCGAGTTTGTGTTTCACAGTTTCACTCTTAGAGCCGGGGGAACTCTTACAAGGAGGGTTGTCATGTCGAGATGTATTCGCAGTATCGTCGCCGTCTCACTCGCCGCAGGCGTGATATTGAGCTGTGGTAGCGAGCGCGTGACCCAGTCGCAGGTAGCAGATGAGCAGGTCGGACAGCCATTGAGTAAACTGGCTGCGACCGGGCACATGGCTCAGGCTGTAGTAATGGCTACGTTGCGACAGGATGACGCGCCCGTAAGCAATGCCACAATCGAGCTTTCGCGTTCTATTGCGGGTCAGGTTCCGGATTACGCATGGTCTGGGATCACCGATGACAATGGCCAGGCGCGCGTGGAGATTATGTCACAAAATGTGACGGGTTATTACCAGGCACGCGCCATGAAGGACGGGAACACAATCGGTTCCTGGTCGAGCATACCAATTAACGGAGGCTATGAAGTGACGCTCGACTTGCCTATTGGTGGAAAAGCACAGGTGATGGGTTCATCAGCAATAGACGCACCGGCACCACCAACCCAATTTACCGTGCGTATTGAGAATATTTCCCCCCCCGTATTTGCTTATATAGCGAGCGGAGTTTTTGCCGTACCATTGGGCGCAGATAGCCCCGGCCCCCTCCCGCCGGGTCAGTCTTATGGGTTTTCATTTGAAGCACCACCGGGGGCCAAAGTGTCCTTTGCCACGATGTTTGTACAGTCCAACGATTTGTTCTATGCTCCCGATGAAGACGGCATCGCGCTCTGGGATGATGCGGGCAATAGAACATCCGGCGATGTGACGGATCAGGTGATGTTATGGGATTCGGGCACAGAAGTGAATCAACCCATCGGCACGGGAGCAGATCAGGCCCCGCGTCAAAGTGGTGCAAACACGGGCGCGGCTGACGAAGATAACACCGTGCGCATCGCCATGGGCGACGACATTCCCGCGGTTGACAGCGTTAT
This genomic window from Gemmatimonadota bacterium contains:
- the mqnC gene encoding dehypoxanthine futalosine cyclase encodes the protein MIDDIIEKVYNDERISTDDAMRLFAHPNITELGLLADVVRRRKWPKGQVTYNIGRNINYTNVCWVRCDFCAFYRPPGSDEGYTLPREQIFEKIDDLIAVGGDVPKGSEILMQGGLNPKLRVDYYEDLFSSIRNRYPQIHQHCLSATEIIYIAHISRMSLEKCIRRLRDAGLDSIPGAGAEILSDEVRDIIGFRKDRVHEWLAVHRIAHELDMHTSATMMYGHVETIEQRIEHLEHIRNLQDETGGFTAFIAWNFQPDYTALANDQGRWNGVKATGFDYLRTISIARLFLDNIKSFQASWVTQGAKVAQVSLKYGVNDFGSTMMEENVVSAAGTSHTDTMTLQEMQRLIRDAGYEPVRRNTRYEILN
- a CDS encoding menaquinone biosynthesis protein, which gives rise to MRVRLGVVSYLNSRPLVEVLRTGAIDRDFELIYGVPSRCAERLHTGETDVALIPAVEIGRGRDAYRIVPNIGIISNGPVGSVFIVLNKEPEEIRTLALDRGSRTSVVLAQIVLARQFGCQPEVFFHPPDIDAMLKRADAALLIGDPALALSRKRYRILDLGEIWTQMTGLPFVYACWTGRPDALTPYHIDKLIEAKEKSKSLIPNIAKDYAAETRTLSPAFYSEYLTRNILYNLDDAELEGLRRFYAYGVELGLMDAVPDIRFYI
- a CDS encoding Gfo/Idh/MocA family oxidoreductase: MAENNKHKPIRVGVVGVGRGRSFMRAAAPTGMELVAICDTWEERLRPEGKALGVSTYVDYQAFLEHDMDAVVLANYFHEHAPFAIEALNAGKHVMSETAACHTLGEGVALARAVERSGKIYMFAENYPYTAYNQEMRRLYQKGHVGEFKYGEGEYVHPDPPEVKLGRSCGRNHWRNWIPSTYYCTHSIAPVMYITDTRPVKVNGFVIPYDFGDLTKTLHMNRADTAGVIICRMDNDAVMKSLHGALRGHGNYVRIHGNKGVMENCRNGDKYRLRVWREPWEKPKGEPVETVYRPDFPVHHDRATQAGHGGGDFFTSYHFAEAIRTGEQPYLDVYRGIDMSIAGIQAWRSALSDSAPMEVPDFRDESIRKKYERDDWSPDPTRKKPGQPPSSILGEIEPSDGAKALAKKVWASRGYFGE
- a CDS encoding TMEM14 family protein, which translates into the protein MIEIAQVALAIYGILLIVGGVVGKMKSGSSASLFAGAICGIAALVGYWQSLSDPAVGFLTGGLVGLLLTGIFMSRFVRTRKFMPAGLVLLLSLLVGILTMMARQEYLLNQDKPVEELTKKGQEQCPWPNV
- a CDS encoding replication-associated recombination protein A, with protein sequence MNEDLFLRPISQTEQEMADAPLAERLRPQVLDDIVGQDHLVGPGAPLRVLIESDRLPSMIFWGPPGSGKTTLARVIAGTTQSRFVSFSAVTAGIKEAREIIARAREERRLGRRTIFFVDEIHRFNKAQQDAFLPHVENGVITLIGATTENPSFEVNSALLSRTRVFVLNLLDTSHIRQVLDRAIADSEHGFPDLQIDDQALDLIAETAEGDARRSLNALETVAAAVETTGCDPTPEMVREILGRKAHLYDKTGEDHYNIISAFHKSLRGSDPHASLYWLARMMTSGEHPHYILRRMIRFASEDVGAADPRALQVALNAREAYDFLGSPEGDLSIAQATVYLATAPKSNAVYAAYNSALSDVEKHPNLPVPLHIRNAPTKLMKDLDYGKGYQYAHDDPDGYIDQVYFPDNLRDRTYYHPTDRGYEKHIRALMDWWDELRKKKSF
- a CDS encoding DUF3604 domain-containing protein, which codes for MIEKHDLTEEQIRRYYGWAEIDPDRAVIAGETGTWRIVYHAGKYGIDDGGVIKIAWRDVSDWQRPQFDDPAAPDYASVSTTGPATLKAVFDRQRYIRPWRYCVTIDVFDDSLSEGDTITLILGDTSGGSPGSRAQTFCKDAFEFRVSVDWCGTWVYTEVPSPKVPIVSGAPNNLVALGSSETTPGETTWIGVKAEDIWGNPCAEYRGTVKIDADGLDGLPETYVFQPEHRGVMRFENVTAPTTGIYRARIRDKNNGFEAECNPLICIETRKDAQPFWGDLHGQSEETVGTNPVSSYFRFAREKAWLDFAGHQGNDFQITEAIWNEIKHQANTQNTAGKFAAFVGWEWSGNTPSGGDHNVYYPGDDGPLHRSSHVLIEDKSDIETDCQHITDLYRALKGKDALLIPHVGGRYANLTWHDPNLETVVEVLSEWGEFEWFLKEALEKGYRIGFTCGSDDHKGRPGAAHPGSGAFGIYGGITCVYAKELTRESIWEAIKTRRCYGTSGQRILIDVTVGGQPMGSDLATNTPPEIAVSVWGTAPIEKVDIFRGTEIIYTHPQTIPRHKTDIRIAWSGQRIRARNRLVRWDGEVTIDKGRIADARGFAFDSASEGIQSASDQSVTWTSVTTGDADGIILTLDAPPDATIKFGTPVLSQALKLTEIAQGPVVIDAGGIDMQVVFEQMPTGIGRDIAFTHTENQLHPGCHPYWVRVTQIDGGKAWVSPVYVKCEV
- a CDS encoding zinc-binding dehydrogenase, whose protein sequence is MNEYAVTFTERETAKLLPVEIDTDAIGANEVAGHTLATLISAGTELNSGYLGNNFPRQSGYAAAFKVEKVGENVADISPGDFAFCPGNHASYQRKPASQVIRLPDNLTPEIAVFARMMGVSMTTLTTTSARPPAKILITGLGLVGHLAAKNFQACGYEVYACDPVTSRRQIASETGIHNVLDAVPSENTELSGQFHLALECSGHEQALLDAAGAVRKRAEVVCIASPWRRYTDLLIHDLHRLIFFNYVAIRSGWEWELPRQPEDFRTNSVFENFAGALKWLAEGRVNVDGIYTKYDPERCQQAYQDLLHKKTERLAVVFDWAT
- a CDS encoding spondin domain-containing protein, which produces MSRCIRSIVAVSLAAGVILSCGSERVTQSQVADEQVGQPLSKLAATGHMAQAVVMATLRQDDAPVSNATIELSRSIAGQVPDYAWSGITDDNGQARVEIMSQNVTGYYQARAMKDGNTIGSWSSIPINGGYEVTLDLPIGGKAQVMGSSAIDAPAPPTQFTVRIENISPPVFAYIASGVFAVPLGADSPGPLPPGQSYGFSFEAPPGAKVSFATMFVQSNDLFYAPDEDGIALWDDAGNRTSGDVTDQVMLWDSGTEVNQPIGTGADQAPRQSGANTGAADEDNTVRIAMGDDIPAVDSVIRVTITPSEDSATGFGVQIENVWSGELPQLLAPGVFVVHIGSAFLFSSGFPDTGEGLEALAEDGDPSGLAETVSANTGVVGILAPGVFALHQEAGVLFTSGSPDRGEGLEALAEDGNPSGLAGVLAGNDRVSASGVFAVPEGGDDPGPLLPGGAYVFSFSASAGARLSFATMFVFSNDLFFAPDEEGIPLFGEDGSAIMGDITSMIQLWYAGTEINQPLGVGLDQAPRQSGPNTGAPDPDNTVRIANGDHIPAVNSIIRVTIMPGN